Proteins found in one Triticum aestivum cultivar Chinese Spring chromosome 4D, IWGSC CS RefSeq v2.1, whole genome shotgun sequence genomic segment:
- the LOC123098062 gene encoding autophagy-related protein 9: MMSFPSKDTNSQTLFKWPWRRESPLSAQLLIDIPPEIELSDYRRLPSSGSESPSRLLDGEGVKEEPIPDLDIFFERLYEYFCTKGLRCIITKWIIEILNVLFTVCCIGFFFLYVDWNAIGHLKCGVEALESGEKPCDLMAAIKHNPLVPFTFPKMVTVGSMIILVTYGLINFLKFFVQLKSTLNARDFYYNSLKITDLEIQTISWPRIIEKVVLLQKSKKLCVVRDLSEHDIIMRIMRKENYLIGMVNKGIISFPIRPWLPGAGPTVKSHVHDRRNHVILPKALEWTLNWCIFQSMFDSKFCVRKDFLASPAALKKRLVFVGIAMLILSPCLVIFPLVYLILRHAEEIYNHPSTASSRRWSNLSRWIFREYNEVDHFFRHRMNNSAVHSLNYLKQFPTPLISIIAKFVSFVSGGLAGALIIMGFLGESILEGHIFGRNLFWYTIVFGTIAAISRKVVADELQVIDPEGAMCLVVQQTHYMPKRWRGKESNELVRKEFETLFQYTIVMLLEEMVSIFITPYLLIFEVPKRVDDILHFISDFTIYVDGVGDVCSLSLFDFRRHGNRNYGSPFDAPKNLRSSQGKMEKSFLSFQNVYPSLASSADGKQFLHNLQKFKERQIRQQAVAQYQAMEASGFVDSTGQRDDIFHQLLPSIIRNHAEAFPPAGYNLDPLGLLDTDQRIHPYILDWYYMRHSPRVDRTEAPHFDEASLEAGQNTSQLARETSEIEEDEDYYSDLYGRVQSHMGASTSSTLFRHAPTKQNGNEDSSTVNNWWNQAPASSHDPQGSFLEPPAFGYHNMAGNDCHSSHHSDDISEGSEGDLEQGDNRSSSTRSWRNPQALSKTRYMDDSYIEDGLGLHFTDERPGAAADAYDSMPAGLPVRIIPRSSDPV, translated from the exons ATGATGTCCTTCCCTTCGAAGGACACAAATTCACAAACGTTATTTAAGTGGCCTTGGAGAAGAGAATCACCATTATCAGCACAACTGCTCATTGACATTCCACCTGAAATTGAGTTGTCGGACTACCGAAGATTGCCAAGTTCTGGAAGTGAGAGCCCATCTAGGCTTCTCGATGGTGAAGGCGTCAAGGAAGAACCGATCCCTGACCTGGATATTTTCTTCGAAAGGCTTTATGAATATTTCTGCACAAAGGGACTAAGGTGTATCATTACCAAATGGATAATAGAGATCCTTAATGTACTGTTCACGGTGTGCTGTATTGGGTTCTTCTTTTTATATGTTGATTGGAATGCCATCGGCCACTTGAAATGTGGTGTGGAGGCACTTGAGTCTGGAGAAAAACCATGTGATCTGATGGCAGCCATCAAGCATAATCCATTAGTACCCTTTACATTTCCTAAAATGGTCACTGTTGGATCAATGATTATATTGGTAACATATGGACTTATCAACTTCCTCAAGTTCTTTGTACAACTGAAAAGTACACTGAATGCACGTGACTTCTACTATAATAG CCTTAAGATTACAGATCTTGAGATCCAGACGATATCATGGCCCAGAATAATCGAGAAGGTTGTCCTGCTACAAAAGTCTAAAAAACTCTGTGTTGTTAGGGATCTCTCGGAGCATGATATTATCATGAGAATAATGAGGAAAGAAAATTACTTGATAGGGATGGTGAATAAAGGCATTATCTCATTTCCAATTCGTCCTTGGCTTCCTGGTGCTGGTCCAACTGTCAAATCTCATGTACATGACAGGAGAAATCATGTGATACTTCCAAAAGCCCTAGAATGGACCTTAAATTGGTGCATCTTCCAGAGTATGTTTGACAG TAAATTCTGCGTTCGAAAAGATTTTCTAGCAAGCCCAGCTGCATTGAAAAAACGACTTGTATTTGTTGGCATTGCAATGTTGATCCTGTCGCCCTGCCTTGTAATTTTCCCATTGGTGTACCTCATTCTGAGGCATGCTGAAGAAATTTATAATCATCCCAGTACAGCATCATCCAGAAGATGGTCAAATTTATCAAGGTGGATTTTCAGGGAGTATAATGAG GTAGACCATTTCTTCAGACATAGGATGAACAACAGTGCTGTGCATTCGTTGAATTACTTGAAGCAATTTCCTACGCCACTAATTTCTATCATAGCAAAATTTGTATCTTTTGTTTCTGGTGGTTTGGCTGGTGCTCTTATAATTATGGGATTTCTGGGCGAATCCATCCTTGAGGGTCAT ATTTTCGGAAGGAATCTATTCTGGTATACTATTGTTTTTGGAACAATAGCAGCTATAAGTCGAAAAGTAGTGGCTGATGAGCTTCAAGTAATTGACCCAGAAGGTGCTATGTGCCTCGTTGTCCAGCAAACCCATTACATGCCGAAGCGGTGGCGTGGTAAAGAGAGCAATGAACTGGTTCGGAAAGAATTTGAAACACTATTTCAG TATACCATAGTAATGCTATTAGAAGAGATGGTGTCCATTTTCATCACTCCTTACTTGCTCATTTTTGAGGTACCAAAG CGTGTTGATGACATTCTGCACTTCATATCGGACTTCACAATTTATGTAGATGGAGTGGGAGATGTATGCAG TTTAAGCTTGTTCGACTTCAGAAGACATGGCAATAGGAACTATGGTTCTCCATTTGATGCACCTAAAAACCTGAGGAGCTCCCAAGGGAAAATGGAGAAATCATTCTTAAG TTTCCAGAATGTTTATCCATCATTGGCATCAAGTGCAGACGGCAAACAGTTCTTACATAACCTACAGAAGTTCAAGGAAAGACAAATACGTCAACAAGCTGTTGCGCAGTATCAGGCAATGGAAGCATCAGGCTTTGTGGATAGTACAGGTCAAAGGGATGATATCTTCCATCAACTGCTCCCAAGTATTATCCGTAACCATGCAGAGGCCTTCCCACCTGCTGGTTATAATTTGGATCCCTTAGGATTGCTGGACACAGATCAAAGAATTCACCCATATATTCTGGATTGGTATTACATGCGGCATTCACCACGCGTGGATAGAACTGAAGCTCCCCATTTTGACGAAGCATCCCTCGAGGCTGGTCAGAACACTAGTCAACTAGCAAGGGAAACATCTGAAATTGAAGAAGATGAGGATTATTACTCTGATCTGTACGGAAGGGTTCAGAGTCATATGGGAGCATCTACATCAAGCACTTTGTTCCGGCATGCTCCTACAAAGCAGAACGGTAACGAAGACAGTTCCACAGTCAACAACTGGTGGAACCAGGCCCCTGCATCTTCCCATGATCCGCAAGGCAGTTTTCTCGAGCCTCCAGCATTTGGATATCATAATATGGCAGGCAATGACTGTCATTCCAGCCATCACAGTGACGATATATCAGAGGGAAGCGAGGGTGATCTGGAGCAGGGCGACAACAGAAGCAGCAGCACCAGGAGCTGGAGAAATCCCCAAGCCTTGTCCAAGACGAGGTATATGGACGACTCCTACATCGAGGATGGGCTGGGTCTTCATTTCACCGATGAACGACCCGGCGCAGCAGCTGATGCGTACGACAGCATGCCAGCTGGCCTTCCCGTAAGGATAATACCTCGAAGCAGTGACCCAGTGTAG
- the LOC123098064 gene encoding uncharacterized protein, with the protein MPKTSSSPSPTVAPMNPLLPSSSSYLKSHHPPDPDPGSPNPSPCSYLLHVDADDEALIQIPGGPNPSPGGPVASSLALPPVDPTPHISSQFYTFTAASHALMLRCILAGRPAVAEEVRAATSPSVLASWRAVWKDRNEDTAYLTAWKRIQDKLAASADGHHLHFKSNPAQRVSHVGQWLDIVSEAHADPDLLRHLGLKDTVERIRQAWTVGAKFYGIPESFVRVCVAACPVCKAAPAGQPDSAISSPGRGKRRRRFEYTETLDVPARDVPRRLQQLAAKHKVVLCIRQKYIRYKPFMAEVKDYACHRAGVPTSSSGNTVSSSASASEAKKPRGLKREPYQSKRCGCGFRIRAIVPIANYNEKDKSFVYQEEGTAVFKLYAVHSGHEPGPLDGSARIVHRLVGHQGTFEFDPDIYDVNEEGEPSFTIKGDVDVDIDDSHQAVLQQVRDLRAEVVSLEGKVAKMHPELLGSLSNELSEVLHRIRKFNLDGNTYQPEETLMMGNDVGGWATGDVSHHLDHHDGAFCKEDDMLDDDDTDFGSSLGPIVSWDRMAAECEDRKMLMGDSPKCDKWMLKENVGDFDEKSILNCGDEDGGEDSKIIKPLMHDDTMVTDSSLLGIQIDGFYSGPKWYDSPVGLDSSGDAGDVSFRHGLV; encoded by the coding sequence ATGCCGAagacctcctcgtcgccttcccccaccGTCGCCCCCATGaatcccctcctcccctcctcctcctcctacctcAAATCCCACCACCCGCCGGACCCGGACCCCGGCTCCCCGAACCCCAGCCCCTGCAGCTACCTCCTCCACGTCGACGCCGACGACGAGGCGCTGATCCAAATCCCCGGCGGCCCGAACCCTAGCCCGGGGGGGCCCGTCGCCTCCTCGCTCGCGCTGCCGCCCGTCGACCCGACGCCGCACATCTCCTCGCAGTTCTACACCTTCACCGCCGCCTCGCACGCGCTCATGCTGCGCTGCATcctcgccggccgccccgccgtcgccgaggAGGTCCGCGCCGCCACCTCCCCCTCCGTGCTCGCCTCGTGGCGGGCGGTCTGGAAGGACCGGAACGAGGACACCGCCTACCTCACCGCGTGGAAGCGCATCCAGGACAAGCTCGCCGCCTCGGCCGACGGCCACCACCTCCACTTCAAGTCCAACCCCGCGCAGCGCGTCTCCCATGTCGGCCAGTGGCTGGACATAGTCTCGGAGGCGCACGCGGACCCGGACCTGCTCCGCCACCTCGGCCTCAAGGACACCGTCGAGCGTATCAGGCAGGCCTGGACTGTAGGAGCCAAATTCTATGGTATTCCCGAATCATTTGTCAGGGTATGTGTTGCTGCCTGCCCTGTTTGTAAGGCTGCACCTGCTGGACAGCCCGATTCTGCTATCTCGTCGCCAGGACGAGGTAAGCGGCGCCGCAGGTTTGAATATACAGAGACGCTGGATGTGCCTGCACGAGACGTGCCACGCCGGCTACAGCAGTTGGCTGCCAAGCACAAGGTGGTCCTCTGTATTAGGCAGAAGTATATAAGGTATAAGCCATTCATGGCCGAGGTGAAGGATTATGCATGCCATCGTGCTGGAGTGCCAACTTCAAGTAGTGGAAATACTGTGTCCTCTTCAGCCAGCGCCTCTGAGGCGAAGAAGCCACGGGGGCTGAAGCGGGAGCCATACCAATCCAAGAGGTGTGGCTGTGGGTTCCGTATCAGGGCTATTGTGCCCATAGCCAATTATAATGAGAAAGACAAGAGTTTTGTATATCAAGAAGAGGGCACTGCAGTGTTCAAGCTTTACGCCGTGCACTCTGGTCATGAGCCCGGGCCACTTGATGGCAGTGCTCGGATTGTTCACAGGTTAGTTGGGCATCAGGGAACATTTGAGTTCGATCCAGATATTTATGATGTCAACGAGGAAGGTGAGCCTAGCTTTACGATTAAGGGGGATGTAGATGTTGACATTGATGACTCGCATCAGGCAGTCTTGCAGCAAGTCCGGGATCTCAGAGCAGAGGTGGTCTCCCTAGAAGGGAAGGTGGCTAAGATGCACCCAGAGCTATTGGGTTCTCTTTCCAATGAGCTATCTGAGGTGTTGCACAGGATTAGGAAGTTTAATTTGGATGGCAACACTTACCAGCCAGAGGAGACATTGATGATGGGCAATGATGTCGGGGGATGGGCGACTGGTGATGTGTCGCACCACTTAGATCATCACGATGGTGCATTCTGCAAGGAGGATGACATGCTTGATGATGATGATACTGATTTTGGTTCAAGCCTTGGGCCCATCGTCTCATGGGATAGAATGGCAGCAGAGTGTGAGGACAGGAAGATGCTAATGGGTGATAGCCCAAAGTGTGATAAGTGGATGCTGAAGGAGAATGTTGGTGACTTTGATGAAAAGAGTATTCTTAACTGTGGGGATGAAGATGGTGGCGAGGATTCCAAGATTATTAAGCCATTGATGCATGATGACACTATGGTAACTGATTCAAGTTTGTTAGGCATACAAATAGACGGATTCTACTCTGGGCCCAAGTGGTATGATTCACCTGTAGGTTTAGATTCCAGTGGCGATGCAGGAGATGTCAGTTTTAGACATGGACTTGTGTGA
- the LOC123098063 gene encoding ACT domain-containing protein ACR8, which yields MERCHPSEVYELFVRHMNTPRVVVDNGVCDTATLVQVHSARKHGVLLEAVAALSDHGVCVRKGYISSDDGRWFMDVFHVTDAAGCKVADADKLLVRLESSLAAAAAAADALPRPAGCDSPAKEALCLLELIGVDRPGLLSEVFAVLHDLRCSTVDAKAWTHGGRVAALVFVRDEDTGAPIHDAARIRRIESRLRHVLRGGARGARTVLLDAAAVGNLDRRLHQLLSEDREADRRAPAEGPTATAVAVQEWGERGYSVVTVSCRDRPKLLFDVVCTLTDLDYVVYHGTFDTDGDHAQQEFYIRRLDGRAISSEGERQRVIQRLQAAIERRASEGVRLELRISDRRGLLAYVTRVFRENSLSVTHAEITTRGDMAVNVFHVTDVAGRPADPKTIDEVIHGVGTESLRVDEERWPRLCSTEGDAGGGGGAGAGLFSLGSLVKKNLYNLGLIRSCSCS from the exons ATGGAGCGGTGCCATCCCTCCGAGGTGTACGAGCTCTTCGTCCGGCACATGAACACCCCGAG GGTGGTGGTGGACAACGGGGTGTGCGACACGGCGACGCTGGTGCAGGTGCACAGCGCGCGGAAGCACGGCGTGCTGCTGGAGGCCGTGGCCGCGCTGTCGGACCACGGCGTCTGCGTCCGGAAGGGGTACATCTCCTCCGACGACGGCCGGTGGTTCATGGACGTCTTCCACGTCACCGACGCCGCGGGCTGCAAGGTCGCCGACGCCGACAAGCTGCTCGTCCGGCTCGAGTCCTCGCTCGCCGCCGCAGCGGCCGCGGCCGACGCATTGCCGCGCCCGGCGGGGTGCGACTCGCCCGCCAAGGAGGCGCTCTGCCTGCTCGAGCTCATCGGCGTCGACCGCCCGGGTCTCCTCTCGGAGGTGTTCGCCGTGCTGCACGACCTGCGCTGCAGCACCGTGGACGCCAAGGCGTGGACGCACGGCGGCCGCGTCGCCGCCCTGGTGTTCGTCCGCGACGAGGACACCGGCGCGCCCATCCACGACGCGGCCCGGATCAGGCGCATCGAATCCCGGCTCAGGCACGTCCTccgcggcggcgcgcgcggcgcgAGGACGGTCCTGCTCGACGCGGCGGCGGTGGGCAACCTGGACCGGAGGCTCCACCAGCTGCTGAGCGAGGACAGGGAGGCCGACCGCCGCGCCCCCGCGGAggggccgacggcgacggcggtggcggtgcAGGAGTGGGGGGAAAGGGGGTACTCGGTGGTGACCGTGAGCTGCCGCGACCGGCCGAAGCTGCTGTTCGACGTCGTCTGCACCTTGACGGACCTGGACTACGTGGTGTACCACGGCACCTTCGACACCGACGGCGATCACGCGCAGCAG GAGTTCTACATCCGGCGGCTGGACGGGCGGGCGATCAGCTCGGAGGGCGAGAGGCAGCGGGTGATCCAACGCCTGCAAGCGGCGATCGAGAGGCGCGCGTCCGAG GGCGTGAGGCTGGAGCTGCGCATCTCCGACCGGCGCGGGCTGCTGGCCTACGTGACGCGCGTGTTCCGGGAGAACAGCCTCTCGGTCACGCACGCCGAGATCACCACCCGGGGCGACATGGCGGTGAACGTCTTCCACGTCACCGACGTGGCCGGCCGCCCCGCCGACCCCAAGACCATCGACGAGGTCATCCACGGGGTCGGCACCGAGAGCCTCCGGGTGGACGAGGAGCGGTGGCCCCGCCTGTGCTCGACGGAGGgggacgccggcggcggcggcggcgcaggcgccGGCCTGTTCTCGCTCGGCAGCCTGGTGAAGAAGAATCTCTACAACCTTGGGCTGATCagatcctgctcctgctcctga